In Anolis carolinensis isolate JA03-04 chromosome 4, rAnoCar3.1.pri, whole genome shotgun sequence, the genomic window ATGGACTTTCTGTTGACATAAAGGGAATGGGTGATTTTGAATTTCACCAATATCTTTCCCCAAGGTCTACAACAAAGGGTCTGAATCTATTGCAACAAAGTTACAGATCCAAGCCAAATGAAGGTTCAGATTTATCTATGTTTTTCACTTACTAGCAGTCACATGCATGGGGGATAAGGATCTCTTAAACCTGCAAACCACAAAAGACAAACTGACATACCTGGTAATTAAAAAAACCAGaaacctatttttaaaatgtaggtcTCCCCACTACCCATTTTTTTCCAATGGTTGATAAAATGTACTAAAGCTGTTTACCTTCCGCACCACTTCTTCTTCCTCCTGGCGTTTTTCGTAATGAGAAAAGTCATCAAAGATGGAGGTTGTGTGCTTGTACGTAGCAATAATTTTAAGCACTTGTTTTGCTTTTTCTAAGGGCACCTCCTGAGTGTCACGGGAGTTTGTAACTGGCTTGTTGTCATTGTTCTCCAGCCGGATGTGTCGGAGCTGGTTGTTGGGCACATCTTTCACAAAGATCCACTTGACGTCGAACTTCCCCTTCCATTTGTCCTGAGACCAGACGCCAGCACTGGTGCCATAGTCCACTGATGATTTCATTTCTGCCACTCCACAGAAGTGTCCACTGCCATTGACACTGAAGAGTAAGTAGACTGGACCTTTACTATTCATTGAGCGGAAAGCACTGTCCAAACGCTTGTTGCCATGTTCTGTACTACACCAAATGGAGTATTTGATAGAACGATGTATATCGTCCTCAGAATAGCTCTTTATTATGAACACACGTCCATTTTTAAGGTTCCACTCAAAATCCTTAGGGTTGTAACTGTGGGCAGCTTTCAGTTTTTCAAGAACAGGATGGGATTCACCACCTGGGATAGAATTAGCTGGGGCACTGCCCAGTGAGTTGCTCTCATTTCCAGTTCCACCACTTTGGCCAAAAGCTGCATTTCTGTTACGTGGTGCCACCCACCGGTTTTGAGGCGGTGGTGGCTGAGGGTTCTGGTATGGCAGCTGGGTCAGTGGAGGTGGTTGTGTGGGAATAGGCTGAATAATTTGTGGCTGTGGAAGGGACTGAGGTGAAGGAATTTGCTGGGGAGCTGGAACTTTTGCCACAGGACCTTTATTGTCCCAAGTACCTATGTCCATGTTATGTTTAATAGGTGGTGGAGGCAAAGCCCCTCCAACTACAGGCCCACTTTTTGCTTTCATCTTGGGTTGAGGTTTTGCAGGTTTACTAGCAATAGCAGCCCAAGAGGTTGGCTTAGATACTGGCAGGTTTATACTTGATCCACCATTGCCAGACAAAGCACATGCCAGCCCAGTACTGTTCACCACAGAACCTACCGTTTTCACAGCAGAGGCTGTGACATCCCCACCAATCTTCAGTCCAACCATTCCCTGTTCAATGCTGTTCATCCCAGGAGCTTTATTTAATGTGTCGTTATGAAATCCTGTCTGGCCATCCACAATAGTACCACCCAAGGAGCTGGGTGGATAACTGTAACTGCTTCCATAAGCTGAGTTTTGAGTCTGCTGTCCCTGAGATCCACTTGTTCCCCATGCTGAGAAAGGTGGATTTTCAGGGAAAAAATTAAATCTGTGTGGGTAAATGTTGTTCCCCAGTCCACCAGGTTGTCCAAAAACAGCATCATGCATGAAATGATGATCACCATTACTGAGTTGTCCATAGGTAGTGAGGTATGGGATCGGAGGATCACCTCCAGTTGACCATGGTGCTTCACTGAGAGAATAAGGAAAGCTAATAGAATGTGGATAATAACTGGACAAGTACGGATCTGTCATTGATGGATAGCTGTTATTCTGTTAAGATAAGAAAAGTAATTTCAGATTTAAAATACTCTATGATATTCAAAGCAACAAATATTCAAATCCTCTGAGTTTCTACAGTTTAAATAGCTATTAAATGCCTTACTCTTTCAGAGTGTTTTCCAGTTCTCAGCTATTTCACTTTTAACATTGTtttttattcttcttcctgaTGTTAGATTGCAATACCTACAATTCCTCGTCACTGTCATTTATGCCATACATATTTTATGGACTGATTGTATGATGGAGCTACTGTATTTTCAAGTGACCACATCTTATCTTAAAAGTTCTCTAAGTTTTGGTAACCGGGGAGTTACAGAGCATATAAACCAGTATAACAGGATGATAACACTAGGGGGGATTAGCTATCCTTCATAGATTTTAAATGTTCTCAAACAACAGCAATATGCTGTCCCTCTGCAAAAATCTCAATAAAATCACATGCTGACAGATTCTTTCAAACAAAAAGTTTAACATCACTGCACAAACCATAAAATCTATCTTTGGACATTCTAAACCCAAtgcaaactgcatccattctgctCGTTTACTGAACTGCTGCAAAGACTCAGGACACAAGTGTTACTTTGGACTCTCAATTCTTTCATCTCGGATTCAGTTACCAGAAAATTTAATTTCTCCCTTCCACAGTCTTGCAaaactcttattttttttctcacaCTCATTAGAATCCCAGAGTTGAAAGAAGttgcaagggccatctagtccaattctcTGTCACCCAGGAACACTCAACCAAAGCATCCTACAAAGCTCTGTTTGAAGACCTCCAAGACAAAGTCCATCACCCCcacattattattaaaattcttCACTCATATTGCTCAAATTGTTTGTCAACAATTCTATTACCAAAATTATCCACCATGACATCCATTCTGACTACCTTCCATGACTCAAAGGTCACATCTAGTGaggtcttttgtttgttgtttcctTAGGTTGTCATGCCTGCTTACCTATCTTTTCTCAtttcctgctctccttcctctcACAACAATGGCTGCTCATTTTCTTACAATCTCAGTCATCATATGCTTCTACTATCTTTTTGGTGTCTCTGCCCAAACCATGGAGATCTTCCTTATAATTTATACTATCCCACATTACCTTCGTCTCTATTTTTGAAACCTACCTTTTCCATTTAAGCCTTTTATAGCTCATTTCTTAACAATTACACCATTCAaaatttattctatttattattgttattatgactGTACAACCCATTCAGCTGACTCCAAAACCACAGTAAATTAGTCCAAATCAAACCCAATTACTTCAGACCAGTACATTAATTCAAAATTTCAAAAGTACAGTAAAAGAAAGCAAATGAGTCCAAAATACCATCATGCATCAATATATAGAAAATATCAAGATGAAGggaggagggtgggagtgggatttTGGTTTTTGACAGCTCTAGCAAAAATCTTATCAGTTTCCAACGACAACATTTGAGAAATGTATAGTAATGCTTTTTGCTAGTCCATTAGCAGCAAAAACACTGGCAAAAATGATTTCTTTACTATACCATGTGCTGCTTGTTTTTCATCCTGGAAGTACTGTACTTCAGTCTTTCTTTCCAACCCAGCCCCACTCTTTGTCATTTGCTATACTTGCTGTTTATTAGGAGTCTTTATGTTGGTCTATGGCCCCTTCTGcagtgtcatataatccagattatcaaaggggataattcacattatctgctttgaactggattatatgagtctatactgctatataatccagctcaaagcggataatctggagtttatatggcagtgtagaaagggcctcaattCTGTTTCAGAAATAGTTTTATTGGACAGCAAGACTTCTCTTATCCTCTTTCATTTTGAGTTTTGATGGGCAGAACAGATTTCTGTATGTGTTGTTTCAAGTATTTGTCATCTTAACTTTTTCCTCTACCATCTATATCCATTTGTCAGCAATACATAAAGCAAGTCTTATTGCAGAGCAACACACATAACATATTCCCATAGTTCAGAAAAGCAACATACTATTAGTACCGTTAAAAATGAACAGCAGCAAGTCCCACAGCCTACCTGTAATTGGGTAAGAGGTATTCCTTCTGGGGGTATATTTCAAAGTTAAAGAATTACATGAAAAAAGTAATTACAAAGCCATTTTTAATTCTGAATGCAAATAAAAGGAAGCATGAATAATAAACCTCTGAATTTTCATTTGAATTCAAATCAGGTTTGATCAGAGTTAAGTCAAACTAAAGCAAACTGGGGCAAACTTCAAGTCATGGAATCAGGCTTGAACTAAATCAGGAGGTCCTACACAAACCTAATTATTATCCATTTGTTCTTCCTCCCATTCTAGAATATAAACTCTATTTGCACCACagcatttgaaatatttttattattatactttattaatTTACACCTCGCCTTTCTCCTAATGGAGTTCAAAATGGCTAAAATCTTTTACTGTTTTTGTACTGCAAAAACTACTTACAGTACTTTAGAAAGAGCAAAGAGTACATGCAGTGGCCTTTTAAAgttatttgaatatattttgggggggggggggagatattcAACGCCACtaggtaaaaaaaataaatccaaaaggaAGGCATCAATAATTCACATAAAAGAAACAGTGATTCCTACCTACCAGGAGGCATTTCTTTTACACCAGACAGAATGTACTGCATTTGTAAGTGATTTAAAGTAGCAGGTGTTCAATCCCAAGTGCTTCTGATCTCCTAAGTATTCCAATATAATTTCACAACCTGTCACCATCTTGTATCTTAGTCTAACATTTCCACATAAAGCCTTGGCAGAATAAAGTTGTCTCACTGGTGGCAAATACtaaattatttttcttggtttATATCATAACATGCTATAGTATGCTACATATCCTTATATAGCACAACGGCCAATGGAGATTGAAAGAAAAACTCGAGCTCTTTTGCAACCAACTTCTCCTTAACGTTTCTTAAAaagtaatacaggcagtccccagacgACAGAAAAgagagattctgtaggtttgttcttaacttgaatttgttggaacaggtacatttttaaagtgcaactccagccaaaaaaaccccatattTCTTAATTTTGGATAGCACCCCTGGGATGTTTGTTTTGCGGCCTGTGCTCCTGTttggaagatttcacttcacttttggTCCCTGTGACAATCAGATTTtaaaattttgggttgttgtaaaAACAAGGATTGTTTGATAAGTCTTCTAggaatgaattttccttccaTGGAGTGGAtttcctctcatttcctgttgtcttacccctgtTTTTAATTAGGAGTGAGATATAAGTTCAACGTCTACAAcactgggactgcctgtactggggCTTGGGGGATGATTTCTGTCACTAAATGTTGAAGGCCTGTAAGTAGAAAGAAGATACAGATACCAATCTTTTATCACAATTGTACAGCTAAAACATGGCAACTGAACTTTGGCATAGCTTGGTCATTCTAATAAGCTTCAGCTACAACCACAAACCCTATAGtatgtactcatgtatatgtTTATAAATATTAGTGCAAAAATCAAGCCCCAAAAACTGGTTTGGCTTATCCATGAGCCCCGGTGAGTATTGTAGCTTAACTTATGAAAGCCAACTACACATGTTTctcgagaagccagatctggccaagATATTGTACCTTAACTTATCAAAGTCAACTATACACGTTTGTTGAGAAGCCAGATATGGCCAAGGTGGtacatgtcttagttacatccagtTTGTACATCCagcctcacaacacaagcgaaagattttgaaacagttgaaaagcaactcactaatgccttgaaagatctctccagctactacaaagagaaccacctgaagcctaaccctgccaagacacaagtgtgtgctttccacctacataaccgtgaagccaacaggaaactgaaagttacttgggaaggccaagagctcgaacactgtttccatcctaaatatcttggtgtcaccttagatcgaacattaacatataggaaacactgcatgaacaccaagcacaaagtagctgcatgcaacaacatcctgcggaaactgactggcagctcatgggatgcagacccacaagtaataagaacatcagccctggccttgtctttctcaactgcagagtacgcctgtcctgtctggcaaaagtctgcccatgcaaagcaggtggacatagcactaaacgaaacatgcagaataatcacaggatgccttaaacctacacctgttgataaactctacaagttagctggcattgcccctcctgacgtgcgacgggaagttgctgctaacagtgagagaaataaggtcgaacactgtgaaagccacccactgcatgactatcagcctcctcccaccagactcaaatcaaggaagggcttcatgagaaccaccactcctctggatgttcctccagcaacagcaagggtgtccctctgggcagctaaacctggcaattctaactggatggcccccccatgagggtcttcctccaggggcaaaccaagaatgggcaacttggaagtccctgaacagactcagaagcggagtgggcagatctaaagacaacttggcaaggtggcactacctggaggaatcctccaccttgtgtgactgtggagcagaacaaacaactccgcatatgtatgcttgcccacaatgtcctgcctcatgcacggaggaggagttgtttaaagctacggacaatacggttgctgttgcccgtttttggtctaaaactatttagttgcttgtgatttcctttttttttcttcatcattttaaaatgtatttgttatgcaatgcttttgacacgaaataaataaatccagtttCGATTACCCTAGTATGCTCTACATGAGGTTACCTTTgaaaagtgcttggaaacttcagctggtctaaAGAGTTGCAGGaaggttgctaactggagtgaCTGCAGGGAGCGGACAATCCCAGTCTATTTCTGAGAACAATTCAAAGCCCTATAcaattcaggtccaggctatttggctgactgcttccccttgtacgaacctgctagggccctgagatcttcaggagaggcccttctctcgatcctacctccatctcaagctcaattggtgggacgagagagggccttctcggtggctgcccggctctggaactctctgcccagagaagccagaatgCCCCCCTCACTGCTGTCCTtttggcagcaggctaaaacctttttattcagacaggcttttaaagaaggttttaaagatctAATGAGGGGGTgatgtggtttttagctttgaatatgttttaatggattttgacTGTGAATTtttatactgttatgtttaattctattttaatggttgcatatttgtatattttaaattacacggtcatattttaatgtaagccgcATTGAGTCTCTTTCGGGAgatataaagtgggatataaacaaacataacaataatacatttatCTTATATGTGGAATGATCTTTGACTTATCCACAAATCATGTCAAACTACGTAATTTGGCTCCCagacctgccctcaacttacacATGATGTCAAATTATAATTGAATATATATAGTAGTACAAAATGAACAGTATTTTTTGCTTTAAAAGTGCCCAGGTGGTTTGAAACAGATATTGTCTCATCAACCTTTGGAAGGAATCTAATATAAATTACATGGAAAGACTGTGTCATGTTGTACTAGTTGCTGGGTTATAGAACTGGTGTAAGCTCTGACTCATTTTCTTCCAAACTACCTTTTTCCTGAAGCAAAAGCATGGGTCAATTCACAGTGGGAAATGGAGGGAGGTAGGAGGTACAGCAAATACATGATTCAAATTATGACATTTCTGATACATGAATGATTGCACTGAGATGTATCAGAACCCATTTTCCAAGTTGATTATGGAAACACATATAGAATATTAAAAATAGCTAATCAATACAAATAAAccctgttctgggcatggccccatgtaagccgccccgagtccccgttggggagatggtggcggggtataaataaagtttttatttttattattattattattattattattattattataaaccctCTTTGGGTAGTCTACTGAAATTGGATATCCCATTTGTTTAGCATTACACTATTCGAGTTCACATACTTAAAACTCTTAAAAACAAATTTCAACAAGAATTAAAATAACTTTCAGCAACAGATTAGTTACTATCACAATAAACATCTAAAAAACAAAGAATCAAGACTTATAAGCGAGCTAATCCAGTACAATGTAATGAAGCAAGATTTTTCCTAcccaatcatagcagactcttgCATTCCTCAGGGTTACAATGCAATATAAACAGATAAAAGGCTCAAACCATCGTGTGACCAAGAAAGAATATGTTCAGCTGATGGTAAACAGTCACATATTATTAATGTGAAATCTTCCAAAGTCACAACCTAACTACCTAAAGAAAAATGTTGAGGTCCACAAATATATTCTATTTcttgaaagcattttaaaaacacagctgAATGCTACAAGCTACTGATAGAAAACATTCCCTGCTCATTCATCTCTCTATTGCCTCAAGATCCACACCATATCATAAGGCTATAGCTCAAGAAAACACAAGCTAGTGCTTGAACTGTATAATTTTCCTTTGCTATTTAGTGAGGCTATTTCCCTATGACTGCTAAACAGAAAGCTATACTGAAAAAGGGGTGGAGTGATGGTTCATCTAATCTAAGTGAGATGCAGTTATAAGTTTGTTACTAGAAGAAACCGAAAGTGGCTAGTTATTTCAAAACAGTACACAGCTTCACATGACTAGCTGTTCCAAGCACTGTCCAAATGAAAGTGTGGGCAACTGCTAAAACTGTCACTTAGTATCATGAAAATAAAACCTTGTTAACAATTCATTTGAAGCATAGATCTAATGTGCTGTACTCAATCAAGACAAACGGTCCTGAATGAGTACAACCAAGGTAAAATCTTAGCCTGTCTATGAAACCTACTGGGTAGCCTTTGAAAAGTCATTACCTCTGAACAAAACTTAATATGAGGGTCACTTGTGAAAGATTAATTAGCCCAGCACTAGAACTGAGGAACAATACAAAACATATATGACATATTCACAAGATCTGGTAGGACATTTTATTTCACTACTGATTAGAATGTGAATGAAAGACCTGTTGAGCAAACAgacatattatttttaatgtgcgAATATCTCATAAAGTGGAAGAGGTGATCTTGTCCACTCTGAAAATGTATGGCAAGAATTTTCAGCAGGGTCAAGGTGGTTTACTTTTGTTTCTTTACAAACAGCTGTTTGCCTGGAGTTACTATTTTATCTTAACAATCACATTCCATGAACTCATAAGCACTCAATGAATGCagattataaaataaaatgcaacaacCTGAAATGTATCATCAAATAATGTACATTAAAAAAtctatgaaaaatatttttcataaagTGATCTATTTGCTGTGGAATGTCCCAAGAAAGTTACTGTACAGGTTAGCGCCTGCTCCCTTTCCTTTACTAGTAATCTCTGACAATGTGTGAATTACGAAGATGAACATTTCAAGACTACTCTTGAACTCTTGTACTCTTCATTTTAACGATGTATAGCTAAGAGATTCCATTAAAAGTGGAAATGTCTGTTAGTAATAGTTTAAGCTCTACATTCTTAACATTTTAGATTAGTGTCATCTTTAAATGAAAGGGAAAATAGCTATAGATACAATCATACAAAAACCACAATATTCTATACTGAT contains:
- the ythdf1 gene encoding YTH domain-containing family protein 1 encodes the protein MSATSVDPQRPKGQDNKVQNGSLHQKDTVHDNDFEPYLSGQSNQNNSYPSMTDPYLSSYYPHSISFPYSLSEAPWSTGGDPPIPYLTTYGQLSNGDHHFMHDAVFGQPGGLGNNIYPHRFNFFPENPPFSAWGTSGSQGQQTQNSAYGSSYSYPPSSLGGTIVDGQTGFHNDTLNKAPGMNSIEQGMVGLKIGGDVTASAVKTVGSVVNSTGLACALSGNGGSSINLPVSKPTSWAAIASKPAKPQPKMKAKSGPVVGGALPPPPIKHNMDIGTWDNKGPVAKVPAPQQIPSPQSLPQPQIIQPIPTQPPPLTQLPYQNPQPPPPQNRWVAPRNRNAAFGQSGGTGNESNSLGSAPANSIPGGESHPVLEKLKAAHSYNPKDFEWNLKNGRVFIIKSYSEDDIHRSIKYSIWCSTEHGNKRLDSAFRSMNSKGPVYLLFSVNGSGHFCGVAEMKSSVDYGTSAGVWSQDKWKGKFDVKWIFVKDVPNNQLRHIRLENNDNKPVTNSRDTQEVPLEKAKQVLKIIATYKHTTSIFDDFSHYEKRQEEEEVVRKERQNRNKQ